In Rutidosis leptorrhynchoides isolate AG116_Rl617_1_P2 chromosome 2, CSIRO_AGI_Rlap_v1, whole genome shotgun sequence, one genomic interval encodes:
- the LOC139891195 gene encoding protein HOMOLOG OF MAMMALIAN LYST-INTERACTING PROTEIN 5-like: MANENEPAKLLLPYLQRADELQKHEPLVAYYCRLYAMERGLKIPQSERTKTTNSLLVSLMKQLEKDKKSLQLGPDDHLHVEGFASNVFAKADKQDRAGRADLNTAKTFYAASIFFEILNQFSDVQADLEQKQKYAAWKAADIRKAIKEGRKPVPGPPGGDKDPSDTSNSGYDLEPSGSEPITKQAPESHSSFRSYDRNDSQHFTNSSVSPPPENSPPPPSSKIPPPSSNIHPPSSAIQPAPSNFPPPSSTIPPPQTNSSDDYSSNNYQQHPSDNYPSNNYQQHPSDNPTYSQNYHHSSSYSQEPQHHIPPQNYHSQDPSLNYPNFQSYPSFSETTLPAAPANYPTAYYQGPDQPYSPSATRPSDYPSTGQYNPTAVNGSVHAPEPAPVPVPAQSYQYDSNYQPAPEKIAEAHKAARFAVGALAFDDVFVAVDYLKKSLELLTNPSANV; this comes from the exons atggcgAACGAAAACGAACCAGCGAAGCTACTATTACCATATCTTCAACGTGCCGATGAATTACAAAAGCACGAGCCACTCGTCGCATATTACT GTCGATTGTATGCGATGGAACGAGGTTTGAAGATTCCTCAAAGTGAACGAACAAAAACAACCAATTCTTTGCTCGTATCTCTCATGAAACAGCTTGAAAAG GATAAGAAGTCACTGCAGTTGGGGCCTGATGATCATCTCCACGTTGAAGGATTTGCGTCAAATGTTTTTGCAAAAGCTGATAAGCAAGACCGAGCTGGGAGAGCTGATCT CAATACAGCTAAGACGTTTTATGCTGCCAGCATTTTCTTTGAGATCCTTAACCAGTTTAGTGATGTTCAAGCTGAT CTGGAGCAGAAACAGAAGTACGCAGCTTGGAAAGCAGCAGATATAAGGAAAGCTATAAAAGAAGGAAGGAAACCTGTACCGGGCCCACCTGGCGGTGATAAAGATCCGTCCGATACATCAAACAGTGGATAT GACCTGGAACCGAGCGGTAGTGAACCAATTACTAAACAAGCACCAGAATCCCATTCTTCATTCAGGTCGTACGATAGAAATGATTCCCAGCATTTCACAAATAGTTCCGTATCACCACCACCGGAAAATTCTCCACCTCCACCATCATCAAAGATACCACCGCCATCTTCAAACATCCACCCCCCGTCTTCAGCCATCCAACCGGCACCCTCGAATTTTCCCCCACCATCTTCAACCATCCCGCCACCacaaaccaattcatctgatgattaTTCATCCAATAATTATCAACAACATCCTTCTGATAATTATCCATCCAATAATTATCAGCAACATCCTTCTGATAATCCAACTTACTCACAgaattatcatcattcatcatcatattcacaagaaccacaacatcACATCCCTCCTCAAAACTACCATTCTCAAGATCCATCGCTTAATTATCCTAATTTCCAATCGTATCCTAGTTTTTCCGAAACTACCCTTCCAGCAGCTCCAGCTAATTATCCCACAGCATATTATCAAGGCCCTGATCAACCCTACTCTCCTTCCGCTACTCGACCATCAGATTACCCATCTACAGGTCAGTACAACCCAACTGCAGTAAACGGGTCAGTTCATGCTCCTGAACCTGCACCTGTTCCAGTCCCTGCACAATCGTATCAGTATGACAGTAATTACCAGCCCGCCCCTGAGAAAATAGCAGAAGCGCATAAAGCAGCCAGGTTTGCTGTTGGAGCATTGGCATTTGATGATGTTTTTGTTGCCGTAGACTACCTTAAAAAATCTCTCGAGTTGCTTACTAATCCATCAGCAAATGTTTGA
- the LOC139888106 gene encoding uncharacterized protein: MSVNNHASVNLGEDHIIWEWVRQPSGRTLSEFHDLKLLLRDVKLSRDTKDSWKWSLAMNGLFTVKKLSSLIDAQVLGISNNNGEATCRNGLVPKKVELFVWHLLLNRLPVRLELDNRGINLHSVRCPVCDDGLESVEHSILSCRLAHDIWCRVFKWWNRGGLASLSLVELVRDSANIGLIWQGVTWVTSCLIWKNRNNMVFQNKSWSAPVALCEIQAISFDWISCKYKEVKIDWNMWLTRPSFYL, translated from the coding sequence ATGTCTGTCAATAATCATGCTTCGGTCAACTTGGGGGAAGATCACATCATCTGGGAATGGGTCAGACAACCATCGGGTCGTACACTCAGCGAGTTTCATGATCTCAAACTACTCCTTCGTGATGTGAAATTGTCCCGAGATACAAAAGATAGTTGGAAGTGGTCACTTGCAATGAATGGATTATTTACGGTAAAAAAGTTGTCCTCTCTCATTGATGCGCAAGTACTTGGGATTAGCAACAACAATGGGGAAGCTACTTGTCGTAACGGTTTAGTGCCAAAAAAGGTTGAACTTTTCGTGTGGCATCTTTTATTGAATCGTCTTCCGGTTAGGCTTGAGCTCGACAATAGGGGAATCAATCTTCATAGTGTTAGATGCCCCGTGTGCGATGATGGCCTTGAATCGGTTGAACACTCGATTCTCTCTTGCCGACTTGCTCATGACATTTGGTGCCGTGTGTTCAAATGGTGGAATCGTGGAGGTCTTGCATCATTATCTTTAGTGGAACTTGTTCGTGATAGCGCAAATATAGGTTTAATTTGGCAAGGGGTCACATGGGTCACTTCCTGTCTTATTTGGAAGAACCGCAACAATATGGTTTTTCAAAATAAAAGTTGGAGCGCCCCGGTGGCCCTATGCGAAATTCAAGCTATCTCGTTCGACTGGATCTCGTGCAAATATAAGGAAGTCAAGATAGATTGGAACATGTGGCTAACAAGGCCAAGCTTTTACTTGTAA